In Parus major isolate Abel chromosome 8, Parus_major1.1, whole genome shotgun sequence, a single window of DNA contains:
- the SCYL3 gene encoding protein-associating with the carboxyl-terminal domain of ezrin — MGSENSALKSYTLEEPPFTLPTGHTVYPAVLQDGKLASVFVYKRDNEERVSKAAKHLKTLRHPCLLRFLSCTVEANGIHLVTERVKPLEMVLETLSAAEICAGIYDVLLALIFLHDRGNLTHNNVCLSSVFVSEDGHWKLGGMETVCNFSEATPEFLCHVKSVREQSCIPCEEMSADFKILPSSYGHARDAYAFGTTVENLLTVLNDQVSADILSSFQQTLRCTLLNPDPKCRPPLSSLLSHEFFRNDFLEVVNFLKTLTLKSEEEKTEFFKFLLDRVAGLSEELIASRLVPLLLNQLVFAEPVAVKSFLPHLLGPKKEQSGESQTSCLLSPALFQAHVIPVLLKLFEVHEEHVRMVLLSHIHAYAELFSREELKNIILPQVLLGLRDTSDSIVAITLHSLAVLVSLLGPEVVVGGERTKIFKSSAPSFMKTADLSPEGSPRHGVSNQRNQTSRPLKSSPSSFPSSANAPGKKLPVQQDNPLASKTGEQGTQPPLNGIPGSVNTLENSRSSLTTSEKPAEEWPDWSEPEETDTEKTVNIQIQPRELRGSAGPYFADHDVDEKPWDDFEPRSPSPKLSSGNCPTVTQADAAERPRPLPGTHQLSKEFKSLRLSPPTKSCHGNSWSNEKWDHEEQLGETLLPKTFQERLKFSSESGLGEEFTIKVKKKPVQDPELDWFADMIPDIKPSSALLILPEARTEAVVPTGSGGVSSREGASQTVLFSSKFAAADVIEAEATGWGEEEELNWEDDTNW, encoded by the exons ATGGGCTCGGAGAACAGTGCTTTGAAGAGCTACACCCTGGAGGAGCCGCCGTTCACGCTGCCCACCGGCCACACCGTCTACCCGGCCGTGCTGCAGGATGGCAAACTGGCCTCCGTCTTCGTGTACAAGAGGGACAACGAGGAGAGGGTCAGCAAAGCTGCCAAG CACCTGAAAACCTTGCGCCACCCTTGCCTTCTGCGCTTCCTCTCCTGCACTGTGGAAGCAAACGGGATCCACCTGGTCACAGAGCGGGTGAAGCCCTTGGAGATGGTCCTGGAGACactctctgctgcagaaatctgTGCAGGGATCTACGATGTGTTGCTGGCACTCATCTTCCTCCATGACAGG GGAAACCTAACGCATAACAACGTCTGTTTATCATCAGTGTTTGTGAGTGAGGATGGGCACTGGAAGCTGGGAGGAATGGAAACAGTCTGTAACTTCAGTGAAGCCACCCCAGAG TTCCTGTGTCACGTGAAGTCGGTGCGAGAGCAGTCGTGCATCCCCTGCGAGGAGATG tctgcAGACTTCAAAATCCTGCCCAGCAGCTACGGGCATGCGAGGGATGCCTACGCATTTGGAACAACAGTTGAGAACCTCCTGACAGTTCTCAATGATCAGG tttcagcAGATATTCTCTCCAGCTTTCAGCAAACCTTGCGTTGTACACTGCTGAATCCAGACCCAAAGTGTCGCCCACCACTGTCCAGCTTATTGTCTCACGAGTTCTTCAG GAATGATTTTCTAGAAGTTGTGAATTTTCTGAAGACCTTAACACTGAAGTctgaggaggagaaaactgaatttttcaa ATTCCTGCTGGACAGGGTGGCTGGCTTGTCAGAGGAGCTGATAGCATCACGGCTGGTGCCTCTCCTACTCAATCAGCTGGTGTTTGCAGAACCTGTAGCTGTCAAGAGTTTTCTTCCTCATCTGCTGGGCCCAAAGAAAG AGCAAAGTGGGGAGAGCCAGACCAGCTGCCTGCTGTCACCAGCCCTGTTCCAGGCCCATgtcatccctgtgctgctgaagctgTTTGAGGTGCACGAGGAGCACGTGCGGATGGTGCTGCTGTCTCACATCCACGCCTACGCGGAGCTGTTCTCTCGGGAGGAGCTGAAGAACATCATATTGCCACAG GTGTTGCTGGGCCTGCGGGACACCAGTGACTCCATCGTGGCCATAACCCTGCACAGCTTGGCTGTCCTCGTCTCCCTCCTTGGGCCTGAAGTGGTTGTAGGTGGAGAAAGAACGAAGATTTTCAAAAGCTCTGCACCAAGTTTCATGAAAACTGCTGATCTCTCCCCAGAAG GTTCCCCCAGACACGGTGTGAGCAATCAGAGAAACCAAACCTCTCGGCCCCtgaagagcagccccagctcgttccccagctctgcaaatGCACCTGGCAAAAAACTTCCTGTGCAACAAGACAATCCCCTGGCTTCAAAGACAG GTGAGCAAGGCACTCAGCCCCCCCTGAATGGAATTCCTGGAAGTGTTAATACACTGGAGAACAGCAGGAGCTCTTTGACTACCTCGGAAAAGCCAGCAGAGGAGTGGCCAGACTGGAGTGAGCCAGAGGAGACAGACACTGAGAAAACTGTGAACATTCAGATTCAGCCCCGGGAGCTGCGGGGCAGCGCGGGACCTTATTTTGCTGATCATGATGTAGATGAGAAGCCTTGGGATGACTTTGAACCCAGGAGCCCCAGTCCTAAACTGTCCTCAGGGAACTGCCCCACTGTGACACAGGCTGATGCAGCTGAAAGGCCGAGGCCTCTGCCAGGTACCCATCAACTGAGCAAAGAATTCAAAAGCCTCAGACTGAGTCCACCCACAAAGTCTTGccatgggaacagctggagcaaTGAAAAGTGGGACCATGAGGAACAGCTGGGAGAAACTTTGTTGCCAAAAACCTTTCAGGAAAGGTTGAAGTTTTCATCAGAGTCTGGCCTTGGAGAAGAATTCACAATCAAAGTGAAGAAGAAACCTGTGCAAGACCCTGAGCTGGACTGGTTTGCTGACATGATCCCAGACATTAAACCTTCTTCTGCCCTCTTGATTTTACCTGAGGCAAGGACAGAAGCAGTTGTTCCCACTGGCTCGGGTGGGGTGTCCAGCAGGGAAGGTGCCTCCCAGACTGTGCTGTTTTCATCCAAATTTGCAGCAGCTGATGTGATTGAG GCTGAAGCTACAGGCTGGGGTGAAGAAGAGGAGTTGAACTGGGAAGATGATACAAACTGGTAA